Genomic segment of Ignavibacteriales bacterium:
TAATGCTGGAGGATAAAAACGAAAAATTATCCCAGAAAGTTCTTGGTATAGCTTCAAGACTATCAATTCGTTTATAAGCTTCAAGTTCTTCGTTTGTATTTGAGATCGTTTGTGTGGATTTCCAATAAGTAGAATCTTTTTTGTCCGCATCTGATAAAACTTTTATGATAGCCATTCCGAAATAGTCATCATCAATTTGCGAATTGATTTTATAATCATAGAAAACAGTGTTCAACTCAAAACCGAATTTGAAAATGCCGAGGAAATTTCCGTCAGCAAAGATTCTATAATCCACAGGCATGTAAATATTATCTTCATAAGGGGTGTATTGCTGAAATATATTTACGCGGTTAAGGAGTCTACCCGGATTAGCGGCGTCATTTAAAGTCACATCTATTTTAACCAGAGAAAATTGATCATCGGTAATAAATATTTTTCCTACAAATCCCGGATCAGTTTTTTTAATCGGCTCTACGTGAATTTGAAAAACATTTTTGTTATCCATCGCAAGAGTGTCTTCGATAAGATAATCATAGTAATCAATTGCGTCATCGGAAATGGGGCTTGGTAAAGGGCGATTGAAAAACTGTATATCATCAGTATAAAAATTTTGAATAATTCTTCCTCCGGTGAGAATATTAACCGACGATGGAGTATTGGCGCTTTGTTTTCTTGCAATGATCTCGTCTTTGTAATTGTTCGGCTTTTTAAAGTAACCTTTGCTTTCATTTTCAATTATACCGCTAATCTTAAGTTTGCCTGTATCTTGTGCACCAATAGATAAACTTACGCTAGTGTTTGTCGATGAAAAATCCTTGGTTGTCTTAACCAACCCTTTTGTATAAGCGTGAAATTCGTATGTGTTAAGTTTATTATTTCGGTCATGTTTGGAATTGATTGCTCTTCGGATTATTTCTAATGCGGGATTTTCTCCTGGAAAGACCGTTATTTCCTGTAGATTGACTTGAACCGGTTCAAGTGAAAAATTAATGGTTTTATTTGACCCAAGCGTTACTGAAATTGTATCTGATCTGTAACCAATGAAGGAAGCAATTATTTTATAATAACCGCGGCTTAATCTAAGTTCAAAATTGCCTTCGTAATTTGCGGCTGTGCCTAATGTTGTTCCCGCAATGCGAATGTTCGAGTAGCTAAGAGAAGATGATGTGGATCTGTCTGTAACTTTTCCTTTAAGAATGAACTGCTGAGAAAAAGTAACAGATGTTAATAGTGTAAAAAGAATCAAAATATTCTTCATTTCGAAAATCCAAATTATGTTATGAAAATTAGACGAATCTTCTTGTTGTAAGTTCTATAATATTTGTTATCAAGCTGAACAAAGATAAAATATATACCGCTACCTAAAAAGGATGAAAAATATATTGTTGATGTAAAAAATAAGATATTATTTTAATGTGGTTTGTTCTTTCATAAAGGACATTTATAATGAAAATATTATTTGGCGAAGCAACAGATGTTTTATTAAATGGGGCTCAAGTAATTCCGGAAAGAACCATTAAAGCGGGTTATAAATTCAAATTTGAAACTGCGGAAGAAGTCTTAACAGATCTATTAAAATAATTTATTCGTACCAACCGACAATTTCAAAACTGCCTGTATTTGGAAATCCGGGCGGAACTGCAGTTAAGAATCTTGTATCGTAAGTATGTTTAAAACGTAATCCGTTTACCGGATTGCCATTATAATCATAATTTGCAGTTACTCTTGTATCGTGTGCAATAATTCCGCCTAAAATTTTCCAATCATGTAAAGTAGATTGACCCGTTGCGAGATTATCATCAGGACCAACATTACCGTTCATAGAATACATTGAAGCCTGAGTAATAACATCCGAGTTTGTGGTTCCTGAGTTAGATTGAATTCTAATATTCTGTTCGGCTATCATTCCTAACATATCCGTAGAGCTTGGGTTGGTTACCGGGTTATTCTGGTACTGAAGATCATCTACTTGATATATATTTCCATAACCACTCTGACTGTGTGTAGTAGCGGTTATTGTAACTTGTCCATTTAAAGTTCCTTTAGTATAAATATTACCGCCCTCAACATAAATCTTTCCATTCGGAGCTATTGTTGTGATTGGTGTAGTTATAGGTGACGACCAGGAAGAGGAACCTTGATTTTGAGTACTGTACGTTACTGTACCGCCACTATTAAAATATAATTGAACACTAATTCCTTTATTACTGAATCCTGATTTAAAAATTTTGTCAGCTCCTGATCTCAAACCTGTTGTGTCAAATGACATCGGTAAACTAACACCTGATTGAAAACCGCCATTAAAGACTGGTGCACCGGAAGGTCCCACTTGTTGTAAACTTCCCAAAGCGGTTACCTTTCCATTAAATTGAGGAGATCCATAAACTTGAAGATTAGCTTCAACATGAAAAGGTCCGTCAAATACATCGCCTGTAGCAGGTATTGCACTCATTGAAGAATAATAATTTCCGAATTTAGCAAAACTGCTCGGCTTAAGATCAACGATAACAGTTTTTGTTACACCGTTATATGTTCCTTCGGAGATAATAGTAGCTATCGTAGAGTTATAAGCAGGATCGCCGCTACACGTTCCGTAAGTATCTCCATGACCTATATGACCGGAGACAGCGGAATTTAAAATATCCATAGTTTTTTGTGCGGGAGTACCGGGTTTATGGCACAATATAGTTTTCCCTGAAGTTCCGCTGGTATTATTGCTTACATACACAGTTACAGTACCATATCCAATTGTAAGATTAGAATATCCGGCAGACCAAGTTTTATCCATAAAGAT
This window contains:
- a CDS encoding DUF5686 family protein gives rise to the protein MKNILILFTLLTSVTFSQQFILKGKVTDRSTSSSLSYSNIRIAGTTLGTAANYEGNFELRLSRGYYKIIASFIGYRSDTISVTLGSNKTINFSLEPVQVNLQEITVFPGENPALEIIRRAINSKHDRNNKLNTYEFHAYTKGLVKTTKDFSSTNTSVSLSIGAQDTGKLKISGIIENESKGYFKKPNNYKDEIIARKQSANTPSSVNILTGGRIIQNFYTDDIQFFNRPLPSPISDDAIDYYDYLIEDTLAMDNKNVFQIHVEPIKKTDPGFVGKIFITDDQFSLVKIDVTLNDAANPGRLLNRVNIFQQYTPYEDNIYMPVDYRIFADGNFLGIFKFGFELNTVFYDYKINSQIDDDYFGMAIIKVLSDADKKDSTYWKSTQTISNTNEELEAYKRIDSLEAIPRTFWDNFSFLSSSINVNDNLSITGPLGLYSFNPVEGHTLNYGANISQAADKRLNSRIDFSYGFSDQRFKTDFSSTYFMGEYRTNSISVNAFTKLTELFGESIRYNKLTSTLSNLFGKYDFKDYYYTKGFSIKLWSEVFPVLRLSLGLLNRTDNNAYNNSDFSIFNKEKKYNTNKTIYETRINAFTAGFQLDFRKYIEDGYFRRRTSQGRFTAILSGEMLLSNTGTLNSSLDFQSYKLTLSGFVPTFKSANMNFVLNGIYSDGPVPFQMMYALPGNIESASQSYTMRTLRIGEVFGDRVLALTIEHNFNDEIFRMLNLSFLIDLQINLSMHFNAVLVEVSPKSKSIFPTGAGSFFNEFKSPFYEIGFGIGQALFPFRLEFTWKLNYLGANNFVFGINTPLL
- a CDS encoding DUF1731 domain-containing protein, which encodes MKILFGEATDVLLNGAQVIPERTIKAGYKFKFETAEEVLTDLLK